The nucleotide sequence AGAAGCATTTGCTTCTTTGGTTAAGGGCAGAGGCGGACGAGACCGAGCAAAAAATAATTCCTTTTTAAAAAATTTTGTTCGGCGCACTCTTAATAAAAAAAGATTTTTTGCGAGGTCGAGGACGCAAGGATGCCTTCCTGCCGAGCAGGCAGGAAGGCAGACAAAAGCCGAATCGGAAGGATTAAGTCTTTGTTATTGATGTTTCAAAATAGGTTCGCACTGCGTTTAATAACTCCAACCACTTCTCTAAAATTATTATTTGTTGTATAAATCTTTATGGAGGATTTGATGAATGCAGAAGAGTTGAAAAAAATAATTAGAGATGTGCCAGATTTTCCTAAAAAAGGAATAATTTTTAAAGATATTACAACACTTTTAAAGGACAGAAAAGCATTTAAATCAGCAGTGGATATGATGGTTGATTATTATCGAGGAAAAGATATAGATAAAGTAGTTGGGATTGAATCAAGAGGATTTATATTCGCTTCAGTTGTAGCATATCAGCTTAATGCTGGCTTTATTCCGGTGAGAAAGCCAGGAAAACTTCCAGCAACAGTAGAAAGAATGACATATCAACTTGAGTATGGCGAAGATACCCTTGAGATTCATAAAGATGCGGTCATTCCAGGTGAGAGGGTTGTTCTTATAGATGATTTAATAGCAACAGGTGGTTCAGCCCAGGCTGTTATAAAGCTTATCGAAAAAATGGGTGGGATAATTGTCGGAGCTGGTTTTCTCGTCGAACTGGAATTTCTAAATGGAAGGGAAAAGCTAAATGAATATGATGTGTTTACTATAATTAAATATTGAATTCAGTGATATCTATATTAATTATTTTTTCCATTCTCTCTTCGTCAATCAATGAGATTGAAAATTCATTCTATCATGGAGATTTAGCTAAATTAAAAAAATTCTTCCCGGATGATAGAGAAATTTTTGTTTTTCTTCCAAAGCCTTTTTCCTTAACAGGTTATCTTTCAAAGGATCAGACTATTTACACTTTTGACTGGATTTTTAAAGATTATAAAACTGTTTCAATTAGAGTAAGGGGAGGGAATACAATAAAAGAGAAAAAGGACTTCGTTATTTTAAAAACTGAATGGAATTTTTTTAATAGAACATCCAGAAAAAATTATATGAGCGTTATTTTGATTTCTTTGAAAAAAATACAGAATAATTGGAAGATAATAGAAATTAAATCAAAAGAGTTTTAAATGAATAAGAAATCATTATTTTTTGTTGTATTTTTCATAATTTTAGCAATAATTTTAACTTTGCTGAATGATTCAATTTCGAAGAAAAAAAGCGAAGCTTATAAAGAAGGAAAAATAAGCTTTCTGAGAGAGAAGAAAAAAGAAATTGAGAAAGAGTTCAGTAGGATTAAAGAAGATATTTCTTTGCGATCTAAATATATATCCAGAATTTTATCCTCAAAAGAGATTTTCGATGGAAGCAATATAAATAGGGAAAGGATAATCAATGTATTAAAAGATTTAAAATTTGATGAATACAAAGAAGGAATTTCAATTTTTGATAGCCAGAACAAAATGGTTTTGTGGTATGGCAAGATATGTGAACTTGATGAGAGTCTTGTATTTAATAGATCTGAGTCAGAACATTTAAGTAAAGAAGGCTCTTCTATATTCATAGTATCCATTAGAAAACTTAAGAAAGATTCTAATTACCATTATGCTTATTTCAGACAGATAGCATTTCTTCCCTCAATAAAGAGTCTCTACTTAAAAGAGTATGATTTTCTTGAGAAATTCTCTAATGTAGATTATAAAGTTCAATATTTAGACTACAGGGAAGATAAAAACGATATAAATAGATTTTTTATATCAAAGAAGGATGAATATGTATCAAAATTATCTGATGAAACTATCTCATTGATTTTCCCGTTAAGATCAGAAAGGGGAGAGATTTTTTCAATATTGGGCTTAAATTCATTCAGTTCTCAGTTCATTTTCAGTCAAACGAAAGAAAAAATTGCCTTAATTTCTAATCTATTTTTATTTTTATCATTTTCGATTCTTGCAGTTTTTTTGCTGAGAAAGGTCTTGAAAGGAAATAGAAAATATCTATGGGGGATATTTTTAATAGTTTTATTATGGCTGATCAGGTTTCAATTCCTTTCTGTATTAAACTTAAGGATAATCAGAAACTCCTTTATTATTTTTAATTCACAGGATATTTCAATGTATTTTCCATTGGGACTTCTAAAATCGCCCTTTGATGTATTTTTTTCCTCTTTGATTTTCTTCTTAACTGCCATGATTATTTTTTACTTTTTAAAGGAACATCTCCTTTCGGAAAGAGTTTATTCTCTGAATAGATTTTTTTCTGTTATTTCTGGCATTCTCCTCTCTTTAGTGATTGTTTTTCTTTTAATTATCTTTCAAAAATTTTTAGAAAAAGTATTTTTCAATTCTCACTTTGATTTTTTTTATTTATCCTTAAATCCATCTAAAATTTTAGTTGAACTTGGTATATTTTTAATTTTTTTCTCTTTTATATTCGTTTCAGCTTTTATATTTCTGCTGATAAAGAAATTTGTTCGTTCTCTCTCAATAAATTTAGTTTTATGGTTTATTCTGATTTTTGTTCTTTATTATCCATTGAAGAAAATTGGAGTTTCTCTTCCATTAATTCCTTCAATTGCAATTTATTTTATGATAGGAATTGCCTCATTTAATTTGGAATGGGTCAAGAAAAAATATTTTTTAGTTATTTCAATCGCTATTATTTCTATATTTCTTTTCTTCTCAATGGATCATTATCTAAATAAATCTAATAGAGTTTTTTTGGAGAATACAATCATTCCACTAATTTTAAATCAAAAGAACTGGGGAGAATTTATATTAGAAGAATCCTTAACGGATATCAACAAAAAAGAAAATGAAATTAAAAATAATATTTTAAGTTTTAGAGATGAAGAATATGCAAAAAGTTTATGGTCAAAAACCACTGCTTCCAAACTTAATTGGCCTTCTGCATTAGAAATAGTAGATGATAGAGGAAATGTTCTATCAAGATTTTCATTGAACCTTCCATATCTTTCTTCCGGAAGGATTGTTGATAATATAGGTGAATCATGGATTTCAAGAGAAATGGACCTTAAATTTTTTAATAAATCGAGGGCTATTCTTGTGGGATTCAAAGGGATTAACGAAAAAGAAAGAACTATTGGAAGGGTAATTTTTTATCTTTCCATTGATTTTGATACAATTCCGATTCTTTATTCAGAGAATATCTATTTCAGAATTCTTCGCGCAGAATCTTTCTTTCCGACTTTTTATACCAGAAAAGATTTCGGGATTGCAGTTTATGATAAAAACGGAATTATTTTATACAATCCTGAAAGAATTAATTTCAATCTGACAGAAAACTTAATTCAAAGGATTAGAGATGAGCAACCTGTATGGAGTTCTTTTTCCGATTCAAATGTATTTTATCATGCTGTATTTTTCAGCGGAGAAAATCGAATTTATTCGATTTTTTATCCGATAGAATCAATTAAATCTTATTTTTTAAATTTCTGGAGTTTTACCCTTATTTTTATATTATTTACTGTTATCCTAATTGGCCTATATTCTTTTTTATTTGAAAAAAGAAAAGAAAAATTAATCTATAAAAATTTAACATTCTCTCAGAAAGTTTATTTAGCCTTTGTTCTCGTTGCTATATTTCCTTTTTTGATGTTTTCTATTTTTACAAGGGAATATCTTGAGAGCCTTTTCCTTGACCAGTTCAGGACGAGGGCAATCAGTCATTTAAACACTGCATCGGGAATCTTTCATGAATTTCTTTCCCTCGAGAGGGAAGATACAGAAGAAATTCCAAATGATTTAATTCTATGGATTAATTCACTAATTTCAAGGGACATCAATCTTTATTATAAGGGAAAAATACTCGCTTCTTCACGGAGCGAACTTTTTTCAACAGGGATTCTCCCCGAGAGAATTGATGGAGAAATTTATCAAAATTTGTATTATTCAAAAACCCCGTTTTTCTTTAAAAAAGAAAAAATAGGAAGTCTTTTTTATTTTACAGTATCTTCTATGATTTCTTACCAGAGTGAGGAATATGTATTATCTCTTCCTCTTGTTTTTGAAATTGGCGAAGTTAAGATGGCTTCCACTAATTTTTTAGAATTCATTTCATTCATCTCGACTCTTATTCTGGTTGTATCTTTTATTATTGTGAACTATTTCAGAAAGATTATAATTAAGCCGATTTTAATCCTTTTATTAGGCATTAAAGAAGTTGGTAGAGGGAATCTTGAGGTAAGGATAAAAACAAAATCAAGGGATGAAATAAAAAGTCTTATCGATGGATTCAATTCAATGGTGATGGATTTGAAAAGAAAGCAGGAAGAAATTTCTGAGATGAGTAAAAAAGCTGCATGGGCTGAAATGGCCAGAAAAGCTGCTCATGAAATAAAGAATCCCCTTACACCCATCAGGTTATCTGCTGAACATATTTTGAAGGCTTGTAAAGATAGGGAGGATTTAGATGCTCTTGGAGAGGTCGTGGAGAAATCCGTAAATTATATAATTAAAGAAGTTGAAAGATTAAGAGAAATTTCTCAGGAATTTTTGACGTATTCTCAGGAAAAGCCATTGAATTTAGAACTGACAGATGTAAAACTTCTTATCTCAAAAATGATTGAACCTTATAGATTACTGCTTTCAGAAAAGATAAAATTTGAAACAGATTTTGAGGAAGTTCCAGACATAATGATAGATAGAAAGAAAATTGAAACTGCATTCAGAAATTTACTAATTAATTCAATTCAGGCGATAGAAAGAGATGGGAAAATAGCTATAAAGATAAAAGCAGATGAACAGAGCTTGATCATTGAAATAAAAGATAATGGAAAGGGGATTCCTGAAGATTATTTATCTCGCATTTTTGAACCATACTTTTCTACAAAAGATTTGGGAACTGGTCTTGGACTTCCTATTGCAAAGAAGTACGTAGAGGAACATGGAGGGAGAATAGAAATTGAAAGTAAAAAAGGAATCGGCACAAAAGTTAAAATTTTTCTTCCCCCCTACAAAAAAAATTCTTGACATGTAAAATAAAATTGTGTTAAAAGCTTTGAGTAAATTTTCACAGGAGTTTATGATGAGGAAGAAATTTTACACATTTATGTTCATTCCTCAAGCAAAAGGGAAATTTAAAAAATTTACTTTTTCATCAAAATTTTTAAAAGTTATCTTATCCTTTTTATCCATAGTATTTATTTTTATTTCTTATATTATCGTAGACTGGACATTAGTTCGTTTTGAAAAAAGGGAAATTCAAAAATTGCGAAATGAAAATTTAACACAAAAGAAAACAATTTCTGAACTGGGTTCAACAATAGAACTTTTGAATAAAGAGATAAAGTTTTTTAAAACATATGCGGAAAAACTGAATGGGATAGCTGGCTTAGAATCTCCGTATGCTCTAAGAGAGGTGGGAGGAATTGGAGGTGGGGGATACGATTCCGGAAAAAGCCCTAAGACAAGTGTAGAAGAAACTGCTCAAACTCAGAGCATAATTTTGGAGAAAGCGATTTCTCTAAAAGACCAGGCAATGCAAATCGAAGGAAACTTAAAATTATTATATAAATATTTTAAAGACCAGGCCCTTTTATTAGCTTCTACTCCTTCAATTTGGCCAACAAGAGGGTACATAACTGCAGTTTTTGGAATGAGAACAGACCCATTTACCGGGAAGAGAGATTTTCATCCTGGAATAGATATTTCAACTCAGATAGGGAATAATGTGATTGCTCCAGCTGATGGGCTTGTCCTTGTTTCTGAATACAGACTTGGATATGGAAATATTATCATTTTAGACCATGGATTTGGGTATACAACGATTTATGCCCATTTATCAAAATCAATTGTAAAAGAGGGAAAGAGAGTAAAAAGATACGATGTTATCGGCTATGTGGGAAGTACAGGGAAAAGCACAGGAGCTCATCTTCATTATGAAGTTAGAAAGCATAATAAACCTCAAAATCCCATCAATTTTATTCTTGAAGATATCTGGATAGATTGAATTTTAAAAAAAATTACAAACTCTGAGAAAATACCTCTCCTGGAGTAATTCGAGCTCCCAGAGAGAAAGAATAGGCATCTATTTTTTTCTTTCCTTCCAGCTGAACTTCAGTCAAAATATAAGTTGTATTTAGTCCACAGGAAACATAGATTCCATTTTTATCTATTTTTGATATGGTTCCTGGTGAGTTATTAAAAACGATTTTTTCAGGTATTCCTCTTGAGATTTTTAACATTTTTTTTCTAAAATAAGTATAAGTTCCAGGCCACTCAATTAATGCTCTTACATATCTATCTATCTCTATGGAAGTTAAATTCCAATTTAAATTTCCGTCTTCCTTTTTTAATTTTGGAGCATAAGTAGCTTCTGAATGGTTCTGTTTTATCGTGGTAAAAATTCCCTTCTCGATTTTGTCAATGGCATCTATTAAAAGTTTTTTTCCCACCTCGATCAGGTGATTTTCAAGTTGATAAGCATTTTCTGATTCATGAATTTCAATTTCTTGCTGTAAAATTATATCGCCTTCATCCAAGTTTTCATTGATAAAAAATACTGTAACCCCCGTCTTCTTTTCTCCTTTAATAATAGCCCACTGAACGGGCGCTGCTCCTCGATATTTAGGAAGTAAAGATAAATGGAGATTGATGATTCCCTTTTTTGGGAGGTCAATTATCCTTTTGGGAACAATTTGTCCAAATGAAGCAATCGCTCCTAAGTCGGGGTCGATTTTTCTAATTAAATTGTAAGCAAATTCATCTTCTTTTAATTTTTCTGTTTGATGCACAGGAATGTTAAATGAATCAGCAATTTCTTTTACAAGAGGTTGGACTTCTTTCAAGTGTCTTCCAGCTTTTTTCCCTGTTTGTGTGATAAGAAGTTCGATTTTATAACCTTTATGGATGAGGATATGGAAAAAAGGCACAGAAATATTGTCACTTCCAAAAAAAATCAATTTCATTATTTTTTTCTATGATAATAATCAGACGGATTGAGAATTTTTCTTAATTTTCTTTTTATTAGCTGTCTTTTAAGAAGGGAGAGGTGATCGATAAAAAATTTTCCATTTAAATGGTCAATCTCATGACAAAAAACCCTTGCGAGGATGTCAGTGGCTTCGATTATCTTTTCTTTTTCGTCAAGTCCGATTCCTTTTATGAGGACTTTTTGGGGTCTTTTTACTTCTTCTTTTATCTCAGGAACACTAAGACACCCCTCTTCCAGAATAGATTCTCCTTTGGCTTCAAGCAATTCCGGATTTGCCAGAATAATTATTTCATCGGGTTTTTCTTTATTCCATATATCTATAACTATCAATCTTTCACTTATTCCTATTTGAGGTGCAGCAAGCCCTATTCCTGAATTTTCATGCATTGCTTCAATCATCTTTTGAGAGAGAGAAATTATTCTACCATCAATTATTGAAATTTCATTGGACCTTTGATGAAGTATCGGGTCTCCCCATTTTCTAATTTCAACTTTTTCCATCTATTCTAAGCATAATTATAAAAAATTAGCCTTATATTTTCAATTCATCATATTTTTTATTTTGCATTATCAATGATTTCCTTCAGGTCTTTTTCCTCTTTCTCAACCTCTCTTTTATCTATCTCTGGAAAGAATTTAGATATGAATAAATGTGAGCAAATTCTTCAATTTTCATTTTTCCTCCCTCTTCTAAACTATCATTAATTTTTTTAATTCTTCTAAAGCAATTTTATATACTTCTGCTGGTTTAAGTTCATTGGTGTTAATCTTGATATCTGCATGTATCTTCTCGAACTCTTTGAATAACTTTTTCACAAATTCAAATTTATCACGATATTCTGTGCTGAATAGCCACTTACCGCCCTGCTCGTTTTTCTTTTTCTTTCTGAGTCTTGTATAAAGAACGCTTTTTCGGGCTTCCAATTTTATTTTTACAATTTGAGAAAACGGAAAAGCTGCCTTTAAGAATGATTCTCTGCAATTCAATCCAGTAGTTTCAAGAATACAATTTTTCCATTTTTTTCTTGATAAATTCTGAAACAAAGCTAACCATGCATCCGCCTCTCCGATAATTGATACTGGGAATTTAGAACGGTATTCTCCTATCCGATAGATAGGAATTTTAAACTTATTTGATAGTTTTTCTCCGAGTGTGGTCTTTCCTGCACCAGGTAAACCAATAATATGGATAATAGGGATATTTAGTTTTTTCTTCTCCATTTCTTTTACCCTCAACTATCTTATCATTTATAAAGATACATATTTTTTTGGATTTATTACAAACGTATAAATATT is from Acidobacteriota bacterium and encodes:
- a CDS encoding AAA family ATPase, producing MEKKKLNIPIIHIIGLPGAGKTTLGEKLSNKFKIPIYRIGEYRSKFPVSIIGEADAWLALFQNLSRKKWKNCILETTGLNCRESFLKAAFPFSQIVKIKLEARKSVLYTRLRKKKKNEQGGKWLFSTEYRDKFEFVKKLFKEFEKIHADIKINTNELKPAEVYKIALEELKKLMIV
- a CDS encoding ATP-binding protein → MNKKSLFFVVFFIILAIILTLLNDSISKKKSEAYKEGKISFLREKKKEIEKEFSRIKEDISLRSKYISRILSSKEIFDGSNINRERIINVLKDLKFDEYKEGISIFDSQNKMVLWYGKICELDESLVFNRSESEHLSKEGSSIFIVSIRKLKKDSNYHYAYFRQIAFLPSIKSLYLKEYDFLEKFSNVDYKVQYLDYREDKNDINRFFISKKDEYVSKLSDETISLIFPLRSERGEIFSILGLNSFSSQFIFSQTKEKIALISNLFLFLSFSILAVFLLRKVLKGNRKYLWGIFLIVLLWLIRFQFLSVLNLRIIRNSFIIFNSQDISMYFPLGLLKSPFDVFFSSLIFFLTAMIIFYFLKEHLLSERVYSLNRFFSVISGILLSLVIVFLLIIFQKFLEKVFFNSHFDFFYLSLNPSKILVELGIFLIFFSFIFVSAFIFLLIKKFVRSLSINLVLWFILIFVLYYPLKKIGVSLPLIPSIAIYFMIGIASFNLEWVKKKYFLVISIAIISIFLFFSMDHYLNKSNRVFLENTIIPLILNQKNWGEFILEESLTDINKKENEIKNNILSFRDEEYAKSLWSKTTASKLNWPSALEIVDDRGNVLSRFSLNLPYLSSGRIVDNIGESWISREMDLKFFNKSRAILVGFKGINEKERTIGRVIFYLSIDFDTIPILYSENIYFRILRAESFFPTFYTRKDFGIAVYDKNGIILYNPERINFNLTENLIQRIRDEQPVWSSFSDSNVFYHAVFFSGENRIYSIFYPIESIKSYFLNFWSFTLIFILFTVILIGLYSFLFEKRKEKLIYKNLTFSQKVYLAFVLVAIFPFLMFSIFTREYLESLFLDQFRTRAISHLNTASGIFHEFLSLEREDTEEIPNDLILWINSLISRDINLYYKGKILASSRSELFSTGILPERIDGEIYQNLYYSKTPFFFKKEKIGSLFYFTVSSMISYQSEEYVLSLPLVFEIGEVKMASTNFLEFISFISTLILVVSFIIVNYFRKIIIKPILILLLGIKEVGRGNLEVRIKTKSRDEIKSLIDGFNSMVMDLKRKQEEISEMSKKAAWAEMARKAAHEIKNPLTPIRLSAEHILKACKDREDLDALGEVVEKSVNYIIKEVERLREISQEFLTYSQEKPLNLELTDVKLLISKMIEPYRLLLSEKIKFETDFEEVPDIMIDRKKIETAFRNLLINSIQAIERDGKIAIKIKADEQSLIIEIKDNGKGIPEDYLSRIFEPYFSTKDLGTGLGLPIAKKYVEEHGGRIEIESKKGIGTKVKIFLPPYKKNS
- the def gene encoding peptide deformylase; translated protein: MEKVEIRKWGDPILHQRSNEISIIDGRIISLSQKMIEAMHENSGIGLAAPQIGISERLIVIDIWNKEKPDEIIILANPELLEAKGESILEEGCLSVPEIKEEVKRPQKVLIKGIGLDEKEKIIEATDILARVFCHEIDHLNGKFFIDHLSLLKRQLIKRKLRKILNPSDYYHRKK
- the fmt gene encoding methionyl-tRNA formyltransferase; the protein is MKLIFFGSDNISVPFFHILIHKGYKIELLITQTGKKAGRHLKEVQPLVKEIADSFNIPVHQTEKLKEDEFAYNLIRKIDPDLGAIASFGQIVPKRIIDLPKKGIINLHLSLLPKYRGAAPVQWAIIKGEKKTGVTVFFINENLDEGDIILQQEIEIHESENAYQLENHLIEVGKKLLIDAIDKIEKGIFTTIKQNHSEATYAPKLKKEDGNLNWNLTSIEIDRYVRALIEWPGTYTYFRKKMLKISRGIPEKIVFNNSPGTISKIDKNGIYVSCGLNTTYILTEVQLEGKKKIDAYSFSLGARITPGEVFSQSL
- a CDS encoding adenine phosphoribosyltransferase: MNAEELKKIIRDVPDFPKKGIIFKDITTLLKDRKAFKSAVDMMVDYYRGKDIDKVVGIESRGFIFASVVAYQLNAGFIPVRKPGKLPATVERMTYQLEYGEDTLEIHKDAVIPGERVVLIDDLIATGGSAQAVIKLIEKMGGIIVGAGFLVELEFLNGREKLNEYDVFTIIKY
- a CDS encoding M23 family metallopeptidase encodes the protein MRKKFYTFMFIPQAKGKFKKFTFSSKFLKVILSFLSIVFIFISYIIVDWTLVRFEKREIQKLRNENLTQKKTISELGSTIELLNKEIKFFKTYAEKLNGIAGLESPYALREVGGIGGGGYDSGKSPKTSVEETAQTQSIILEKAISLKDQAMQIEGNLKLLYKYFKDQALLLASTPSIWPTRGYITAVFGMRTDPFTGKRDFHPGIDISTQIGNNVIAPADGLVLVSEYRLGYGNIIILDHGFGYTTIYAHLSKSIVKEGKRVKRYDVIGYVGSTGKSTGAHLHYEVRKHNKPQNPINFILEDIWID